The window GCAAGGTCCCGGTCCGGGCCCCAACCAGCCCCCAAACATGCCCAGTGGCTCTATGAATATGCCCCCCAGCAGCCACGGCTCGATGGGCGGTTACAATCACACCGTCCCTTCGTCCCAGGGCATCCCAGCCCAGAGCCAAATGAACATGACCCAGGGCCAGCCCATGGGGAACTACGGGCCGCGGCCCAACATGAACATGCAGCCCAGTCAAGGTAAAAACAACTGATTTTGTTCATTTCCGCTTATTTCTAGTGCTGTTTCACCTACTTGCCTTTATTGGGGCTTCATCATCCAGCAGCAACGCATGAGCCGAAGACTGCTCGTACGTTTTCGGGCACCTGGTCCGGTTTGACCGTTTGACTCTTTGTCCGTGCGCCGCAGGCCCCATGATGCACCAGCAGCCGCCCTCTCAGCAGTATAACATGCCTCCTGGCGGTGGTGCACAGCACTACCAAGGCCAACAGAACCCAATGGGCATGATGTCCCAGGTCAACCAAGGGAACCACGTGATGGGGCAGAGGCCAATGCCGCCCTACAGACCCCCACAGCAAGGTATACccctcagtgtgtctgtgacGTGTGCAAGTTGTGAGCGTTGGCCTTTCTCCTTTCCTAACCCGCCCTCCTGCATTTCTTACTCTTGTTCTTCTCAATTTCCCCtatttccacctctgcagctcacagACATCTTGATGACAAAACATGTAATCTAAAGCCTCCAATCACACAACTAGTCAAGTGACCAAAAGAAAGCTTTCTAACGAGAACTAGCGGCAAGGAAATCCATCCTCTCCACTCTTCCCCTCACACAGCCAATCCAACAACACCTTGAATCTacttgtgtgtatgttgtgtgtatgtgtatgtaggACCCCCTCAGCAGTACCCAGGGCAGGAAGACTACTATGGCGACCAGTACAGTCACGCAGGACAGGGAGCCTCAGAAGGTAGGAGAACCCTCCAGTCACTTGGAGAAAACCAAGAGAAAATAAGCCCAGGAGTtgtgttaaaacacaaatgatGCAAAGAGACTGTGACCAAAGCAATATTTCAGTTTCTTCATTATTTTCTGGGAAATCAGAGTGACTTTGGGCTCTAATCAAGGACAAAATATCACCTCTATTTCTGAGGGAAAACCCACATGCGAGAGTGCACCGAAGGGGGCTGCAGTCCGAGTTAGGAGCCACCCAGTCTCGTAAtgccatcacccccccccccccctcaccccaccgTGGCAGACGCTTCACCTGTTGGTGTGAAAGAAAGCTCAGGGACAGTCTTGTGTGAGCCTCGCGAGTATTGGCTTCGGCCAATTTGCCAAAGTACTGGAAGCGGACTCGTTTTTCTGGCGCTGCACAGATTTAGTGCACACTCGCCTGCAGAAGAGCAGCACTTTGACAATTACTTTGGAGAATTATGCTTCCACGGCATTATCCTCTAAATATCACACCGTCTCCATCTTCAAGCGTTATGGGGTGGTATTATTACATAAACCGCCACACTGACAAAAGTCCCAAATGCAACAGATTCCTAATGAAcagctcctttttctttctttctccaatTAACATTtacttgctttgtttttttttattttcttatttctctACTGTCTGAACTATTTTCCCCTTTGACCTTTTTCAAACAcatctgttttttctcttttgaagtATCTGCCGTccggcccttttttttttaatccccaaAAGcctccaaaagaaaaagaccagTTCTTGAAACGTGACGGGCTgaaaagctgctgtctgctctgCCGTTGTGGTTGTGACCGCGTTGCTCACATTGCCTACTGTTGCCCCTCGAAGGTAATGCCCAGTATGGCCAACAGCAGGAAGCGTACCAGCAGGGCCCCCCCCAGCAGCAGGGCTACCCTCCCCAGCAGCAGTATCCGGGTCAACAGGGCTACCCGCCACAGCAGCAGGGCTACGGTGAGTTGCTCGCCCATTTGTCCTGCAGGAGGCGCTATCGGCCCGCTTTAGCTccccttgtttttcttcttcttttttttttttttctaagccGCCGACTGAGAATTCCCCCCTGAGTAAGTTTGGTGGTCGCTGCCCCTCGGAAATGTAACCGTGCCAACCGCATGTCGAGGCATCATCAAGAGCGAGGAATTAAAGGGCCACCTTAATGAACGGTTGGGGGATTGGAGCTCGGTGGAGGAGGAATTTAATCAGGATAGTGGCGGCTGGCAGCACATTAGCATTTCTCCGGGTGCTACAGTTTGATGTGACACTCTGTTCTGAGGGAGTGGGAGAGGAG is drawn from Gasterosteus aculeatus chromosome 3, fGasAcu3.hap1.1, whole genome shotgun sequence and contains these coding sequences:
- the ss18 gene encoding protein SSXT isoform X2, whose product is MSVAFAPHRQRGKGDITPAGIQKLLDENNQLIQCIMDFQSKGKTAECSQYQQMLHRNLVYLATIADSNQNMQPLLPALPTQNMPMGPGGMNQSGPPPQPPHGHNMPSEGMVSGGPPAPHMQNQMNGQMPGPNHMPMQGPGPGPNQPPNMPSGSMNMPPSSHGSMGGYNHTVPSSQGIPAQSQMNMTQGQPMGNYGPRPNMNMQPSQGPMMHQQPPSQQYNMPPGGGAQHYQGQQNPMGMMSQVNQGNHVMGQRPMPPYRPPQQGPPQQYPGQEDYYGDQYSHAGQGASEGNAQYGQQQEAYQQGPPQQQGYPPQQQYPGQQGYPPQQQGYGPAQSAPGQYPNYPQGQGQQYGAYRPPQPGPPQGQQQRPYGYDQGHIRK
- the ss18 gene encoding protein SSXT isoform X1; translation: MSVAFAPHRQRGKGDITPAGIQKLLDENNQLIQCIMDFQSKGKTAECSQYQQMLHRNLVYLATIADSNQNMQPLLPALPTQNMPMGPGGMNQSGPPPQPPHGHNMPSEGMVSGGPPAPHMQNQMNGQMPGPNHMPMQGPGPGPNQPPNMPSGSMNMPPSSHGSMGGYNHTVPSSQGIPAQSQMNMTQGQPMGNYGPRPNMNMQPSQGPMMHQQPPSQQYNMPPGGGAQHYQGQQNPMGMMSQVNQGNHVMGQRPMPPYRPPQQGPPQQYPGQEDYYGDQYSHAGQGASEGNAQYGQQQEAYQQGPPQQQGYPPQQQYPGQQGYPPQQQGYGPAQSAPGQYPNYPQGQGQQYGAYRPPQPGPPQGQQQRPYGYDQGQYGNYQQ